A window of Bacteroidales bacterium genomic DNA:
GAATCACCTGCCTGAAAGGGAATACTGGTGTGAGAAATTCCATTGCAGTATGGAAGAGTTAATCGAAGCGGTGAACACAGTAGGAGTATCCTCTGAAGATGTGGAGGAATATTTGAAAACGAGGGTTTACAGGTAAATGAATTTGGCTGAAAGGAGGCTTAAACCGAAGGTTTAAGCAACAGGCCCGTTAGGGCCGGTATTATGGTAGCCAATGATATCTTCAACATAACCCAGAGCTCCGCCAGGAGCGAAATTATGGTTAATTCAGCTTGATTCACCATAATGCCGCTCCTGGCGGAACTTTTTGATTTTTAATAATTCAGGTATCTACCATAATGCCGCTCCTAGCGGAGCTTTTACGCAAATCAATTGCAACCTGAGTTATTCAGTCCACACCCTGAAGACAGGCTTTAGGCCATAGCCTATACCACAGTCATCTTTGAGCTAGGCGAAGTCTGTGACTTCGTCTATACGTAACTGATAGTTAATAATAAATTAATGAATTTACGTTCAGACGAAGTTGAAAACTTCGCCTGGCATTTACGGCCAAAGATTACTTAACTTGACTATGTGCTAAGCGTAATTTGTAATTACGCTTGAAATCACCTAGCGTTTAGACGAAGTCGCAGACTTCGCCTAGCACATTCTACGTATAGACGAAGTCGGAGACTTCG
This region includes:
- a CDS encoding DUF3606 domain-containing protein — protein: MENNQNISGHEPIDESRIYMNHLPEREYWCEKFHCSMEELIEAVNTVGVSSEDVEEYLKTRVYR